The genomic stretch ATCGAGGGCCAGCACCTTGGCGGCCACGAAGCCGCCGTAGAAGCGGTAGCCGATCACGAGGATACAGGCTGTGGCGATGATGAGGGTGAGCGCGTTCATGAGACCTTCCTCCTTCTTGAATTGTAGTTGGAATGGGATAAAGTCCGGTTGTCTATCAGTTTAGTGAACGAAATCACGAATGGCTAGAAAAGTTGCATGAAAGGAAAAAAAGCGCGCATCAGATGCACGCTTTTTTGCATGAATGACAGGACTAGAGACCCAGCAGGTCTTTCAGTTGCCGCGCGTAATGTCGGCTGACAGGGACCTCACTCTTGTCGTGGAGGATCAGGTTATAGGCGCCGTTGAACCAGGGGACGATCTCTCGGATCGCCGACAGGTTGACGAGAAAGGCCCGGTGGGTCCGGCAGAAACGGTCCGGGTCGAGGCGATCCTCCAATTCCTGCAAGGTCAGGTTCAATTCCAGCAGTTCGCCGTCGACCTTGATCAGCGCTTTGCGTCCTTCCACGGTGGCGTAGAGGATTTTGGACACATCGACGAGGAGCAGTTTGCCTTCTTTGTTGGCGGCCACGCGGTCAAAGGCGCGGTGACGCTCCTGGCCGTTGCTGCCGGATATGCCGCTGCCATTGCCGGCGCAACTGCTGCCTGCGCCGGGTTCTGTCGGAGGGGCAGCCGGTTCTTCCATCCATGCCGGCGGTTCAGCCAGCGCTTTTCCGCGCAATCCCCCCGGAGCCCCGCCTGTCCATTCGTCAGGCCCGGTCCGGACGGCGGACAGCGGTTCCCGGCTGAGCAGCAGGGCCTTTAACTCTGCCAGGTGCTCATCCAAACCTGTCTGCTGCGCCAGTCGTTCCCGAACGCGCCGCCATGTCGCCTCCAGGCGTTCCGGATCGAAGGGTTTGAGGATGTAATCGAGGGCATGGACATCGAAGGCGCTGAGGGCATAGGCGTCAAAGGCGGTGGCGAAGACGACAAGAGGCAGACGGTTCTGTTCCAGGAGTTGGCGGGCCACCGACAGGCCGTCGAGGTCATGCATCTGGATGTCGAGAAAGAGCACATCGACCGGGAGGTCTGCCAGGATGTCCAGGGCCTCCTCTCCGCCGCCGGCCTCGCCGACGATGCGGCAGTCGGGGTGTTTTTCCAATAAAAAGCGCAGTTCCCGCCGGGAAGGGGCTTCGTCATCGACGAGAAAAGTGCGAATGATCATCACCTATTCCCTCCTGAACGTCTAGCTGGCCATCAACAGGGAGATGTCTTTGTCGGGGATGCGCAAGGCGCAGATGGTGCCCAGGCCGGGCTTTGATTCGATGCGCAGGCCGTAATCGGGACCATAGATGCTGCGCAGGCGCTCATGGACGTTGCGCAGACCGATGCCGCCGGAAACGGCGCAGGGCGACCCGTTCCGTACCAGCAATTGGGCCACCTTTTCCGGCGTCATGCCCACGCCGTCATCCTCGACGGAGATGTCGACATGCCCCTCCGCGCAGCGGTGCGCCCGGATGGTGA from Heliomicrobium modesticaldum Ice1 encodes the following:
- a CDS encoding LytR/AlgR family response regulator transcription factor translates to MIIRTFLVDDEAPSRRELRFLLEKHPDCRIVGEAGGGEEALDILADLPVDVLFLDIQMHDLDGLSVARQLLEQNRLPLVVFATAFDAYALSAFDVHALDYILKPFDPERLEATWRRVRERLAQQTGLDEHLAELKALLLSREPLSAVRTGPDEWTGGAPGGLRGKALAEPPAWMEEPAAPPTEPGAGSSCAGNGSGISGSNGQERHRAFDRVAANKEGKLLLVDVSKILYATVEGRKALIKVDGELLELNLTLQELEDRLDPDRFCRTHRAFLVNLSAIREIVPWFNGAYNLILHDKSEVPVSRHYARQLKDLLGL